The sequence GGGGGTTCATCCACGAGCAAAGACAAACTGCTCGCCCAGTGGGGCTGGGGTCCCCCGGGGGTAGCGGGTTGCATTTTTTCCATACGTGGTGTCCCTGACCCCAGGAGCATCCCTGGGGAGAccctggggtctggggtgggCGCGGGCGGGTGGGCCACCTGGCCCTTCTGGGGTCTGAGGGAGGCTGGGCGGGCAGGTGGGGCAGAGCAGGCGGCAACGTGGGGGACCTCCCTCGGCCCTGGGGGCCGTCTGACCCCGCGTCCCCTCTGTCTGGGGCCCCTCTGGTGACCCGGCCTGTCCCGGGCGGGCCTGCAGGCCCAGCATCTCACCTCCCAGGTCAAGACGCTGTTCGCCGTGCTGAACTATGAGCGCGTGCAGCGCCCTGGCCTCCTGGGCGCCTCCGTGCTGGGCTTGGACGACATTCACAGGGCCTGGCGGGCCTTCGTGCTGCCCCTGCGCGCCCGGGGCCCGGCGCCCCCGCTCTACTTCGTCAAGGTGGGCGCctgactcccacccccacccggggAACCGGCCCCGCAGGGGACCCGCGCGTCACCCTCGGCCGGCGTGGGGAGCGACCGCCTTCTGCAGCCCGTGTTTGCCGGAAGGAGTCACCCCTGGGTCGAGCCGTGTCCGTGTCCCACAGATTCTCCTGCGAGTGGGAGGGCGGGGGACCCCGTGTGCCTCTGGGGGTGTCCAGCTCCCAGGGGCAGAGGCTTTTGTGGCTTCCCCTCTGGCGTCACCACGTGACTGCATCCCAGCTCCACGGGGCTCCTGCCCTCAGGCGTCCCCTTCAGGGAAGGAAGCACTTGCTCAGACCGCAGCGCCCGGTGCCCTAGTGCCTGGTCATGCCGCGGGGGCCTCCTGGTCACCAGCCTGCCGCTCGGAGGGAGGGGCACAGACCGCCCGGGGGGCGCACAGAGTCCGGGGGTGTGGGTGTCTCGGGGAGAGCCCCGTGGGGGGCGGTGCGTGTGGCAGGCACGGGACAGTGGCGGGGGGTGTCCGGTTCACCCCAGGGTTTGCTGGCGGCAGGTCAGAACCGGCAGAACCTGGGAGGTCAGGGCGGAGGTGAGCGCGTCCTCAGGCTCCTCGGTTCCCGCGTAGGTGGACGTGGCGGGGGCTTACGACGCCCTCCCCCAGGACCGGCTGGTGGAGGTGGTCGCCAACGTGATCCGGCCCCACGAGAACTCATACTGCGTGCGCCAGTACGCCGTGGTCCGGAGGGCTGCCCGCGGACACGTGCGCAAGTCCTTCAAGACACACGTGAGCCCCGTGGGTGCTGGGGGCGCGCCCTGCGGGAAGCGTGCGCGCCGTGGGGGGGAGCTCTGCGGCGGCCTCCCCCTCCTGCTGCCCATGCACAGCCCGGGGCCCCGACGGCACACCGGGCTGTGCAGAGAGGAGGGACCCTGGTGGAAGCGGAGCCACGCGTGTGTTTCCGTGGTGTTCCCGCGGCCACGTGTGCTCCGTGGGACGGCAGGGGCCAGAGGGCGCCTCACCGGGGACACAGCGGGCGAGGGTGGGAGGGCTGCCCGAGAGGACAAGGGTGTTTGGTTGTGCCCCTGGCCACCGGGGGAGGGTCTCCTAGCGCTCCTCAGGAGGGCTCTCGGCATCCCCCCGCCTGAGGGTGCAGGGGGGCGGAACCCCCCAGAAGTTTTCGGGAAGGCGCGTGAGAAGGCCCTAGGACGAGGCGCGGGAGAGCGTGGTTTGCAAGTCCTGAGTGTGCGGCGCAGGGATCTTGTGTTTGTGGACAGAGACGAAGCCACGCCCACCTCACGGTCCAGAAGAGCAGGGCCCTCGGGCTCCCTCCCGCCCCCGGGGGCCCGCGGCGGCGACCCGCTCGCGCTCCTACCCCCGACGCAGCTGCTGCGTGCGCACCTGTCTCTAAGTCTGTGATGTGAACGCGGGGaaaccctcccttcccttccgGTTCCCGCTGGTGTCTGGGGTCCTGCTGGGCAGTGAGGCCCCGCCTTCCCTCCGGCAGGCTTGCTGGCTCCTGTCTGGAGGTGAACGAGGCCGCTGCCAGCATCCCCGTGATGTGCCGCTTGGGGGACAAAGCCCTCGTTCCCGTGGGCGGTTCCAGGCTCGTGTAGTTTTAGGAGATGTGGCCCGAGCGGGTCCTGCAAGGCTGTGCAAGGTGCGGTCCTGGGGCcgctgcagggggcccgggcctGCGGCACCGGAGGCTCAGGCTGTGGCCTGCGGCTCGGCCGCTCCCTGGGGCCCCCCCGTCCTGTCCGTAGGGCCTGGTCTGGGGAGACTGGGTTCTGGCACCTCAGCCGTGTGGCTGGGTCCCCTCGTGGGCGCCCTGCCGTCCCCCGTGTGGTGCCCGGCTGTCTCCTCCGTCGTCCATCTTAGGGGACCGTCCCACGTCCTGGGGACAAGTCCGTGGGCTGCCAGACGCCTCCTTACCTACATTTTCTGATTTAATGGAACTAGTTTATCCGTTATTTGGGGCTGAAACcctattgtgctttttttttttttttaatttttggccgccCGGcactgcacgtgggatcttagttcttggaccagggatggaacctacgCCCCTTGTGGtggaagcgtggaatcttaaccacctgaccgtcagggaagtcccagaaaccgTGAGGTGCTTGGGCAGCCGGGCTGCCTGCGGGCGGCCTGACCTCTGTGCTCCGTTAGCAGATTTGTCATTGGAACTGCCGTGTCCAGACCAgagtccattttgaattaatttttgtgctgCTGTTGTAACGTATTCCGTCTCTGCGCGGATCTAATGTGCACAGACCTGTCTTCTGGTTCACTCACCtgctcttttctgtctctgattttAGACCCATTTATCAAATTCTTAAGCCCGGCCTGTCTTTCAGTTTTAGATGTGAACTTACTCTCAGATTCCAGGTGCCTGGTTCAatcctctgtctttttctttgtttgatgAGCAGTGTTATCTtgactgcttttaaaattccagaAACTGGATGCCACCTCACCTGCAGGCAGGTTTCTGTCACGTCTGTTTCTGCTGTTTTGTGGGTGTTTTTGGTCGCACGGGGCTGTTCTATAGCTTCAGAATCTTTCCATGAGGTTCTAGACTTTGCAAACAGGCGCTTTAACGCACAGGTTTGCAAGTTTTCCTCCAGAGGGGATGATCCTTTCCTGACAGTTGGTGGAGCCGTGACTCAGTCCCGCAAGGGTCCGTTCTAGACGGTGTGGCGTCTGGCCTCCCTCACTTCTCCCTTGCCTGGTGTGTTCCCCTCGGAGGGGCCCCCAGCCCACGTGGCCGCTGCGACCACACGGCTCAGCCGGGTGTGGCTCCCGGGGCACCGGACGCTGAGGGTCCTTTCTCTGCGGCCCCTCCCCGGCACTGTCCCTCAGTCCCAGCTGCTTAATGGCCCCGAACCCCAACAGCTTCAGCCTCGGAGGCCCCACGTTCTGCTCGGGCTCCACCTCCCACAGTGGACGCAGGCCTCGGGGAGGAGTCGGGGCGAAGGTGGGATGCGCCCCAGGGCTGGGACCCGGCCTGTGTCCTGCCTCCCCAGCACCCCCAGGCGGCCCTGCTCTGCGTTTCACCCCCAGTCGTAGTGACCATGGGAGGGCCAGCACGGACACTGCCGGGCGGCCTCCCGGGCTGCGCGCCCGTCCTGAGCGTGCGGTCGGGGCTGCGGGGGAGTGTCGTCCACCCGCCTCACGCCGTCCTCCTGGCCGGCAGGTGTCCACCTTCACGGACCTCCAGGCTTACATGCGACAGTTTGTGGAGCACCTGCAGGCGGCGGGCTCGCTGAGGGACGCCGTGGTCATCGAGCAGGTCAGTGTGGGTGCCACTCAACACGGATCGGGGGCAGCTGTGGACACCCCGGGGCCGGCAGGGACCTGCTCCCGCCTTTGGCCACGTGTTTTCTCTCTGGGGGGCCTCAGGCACCCTCCGCTCTCAGTTTTGGTCTCGAGGCCACAAAGAGGCGAGTCCCCTTCCTCTCGGAGGACAAAAGGGTTTGCTCCATAGACCTGACTCGAACTGGCCGGTCACGGGGACCCGTCTCCTTGTGTGAGCTGCGCGCCCCCAAGCCGCGTTCGCCGGTGGTGGGTCGGGCCTCGCCGCCCCGAGCTTTGTGCACAACAGTGTCGGGGCGACTGTGCCACCACGTGAGGCTCCCGGACCCCGGACGCCTTCCTTTGGGTCTGGAGGCGCCACCGCGTGCCGTCTGGCCGGACCCCCAGCTGACCGCGCCTGCCTCTGCAGAGCTGCTCCCTGAACGAGGCCGGCAGCAGCCTCTTCGAGCTCTTCCTGCGCCTGGTCCACAACCACGTCGTCAGGATTGGGGGCAGGTGAGCCCGGCCCCTACGTCCCCACCGTCCGCCGCTGGGCTGGGTGGCAGAGGGAGGCTCCGCGGTTACGGGAAGTCCTTGCGCTCTGGAGGGGGCAGGTTATCTTTTTAACGTGTGTGGAACCAAACCTGCCTGGGGGGCGCCTGTGTGAGACCCACGTGCGTCCGAGGAGAGTGTGGTCCTGGGGGCCTCCGGCTCTCGGCCGCAGCCATTAGAGGTCAGCCTGGACCGCGGGGCCTCCTCGGGGGTCGTGAGCCGTGCACCAGGTTCGGGAAACTTTCTGGTGAAAGGGAACACCTTCGTCACTACTGTATTCTCAGTAATCACAACACCTACTGGAAGATAATCACATTAAAACGTAAAGTACCACAGACGCCTGGCAGGGCGCACGTTCACGACGGCGCaggtgtgcgcgtgcgtgtgaacagcagcaggtgggcagggaaCTCTCCCCACGGGAAGGGCCACGCGGGTGAGCACCTCCTCCCCGGGGCACCGGGGTGTGGTGTATGTGCGCGTCTGTGCTCCGTGtctgcgtgtgtgtctgtgatgGAAGCAGAGGCCCACCGTGGCCAGCACACCTCCTAAGCACGTCCTGCCCCCAGGTCCTACGTCCAGTGCCAGGGGGTCCCCCAGGGCTCCATCCTGTCCACGCTGCTCTGCAGCCTCTGCTACGGAGACATGGAGAGCAGGCTCCTCCCCGACATCCAGCGGGACGGGTACGGACCCACGCGTCGCGGCTGTTGCTTTGCCCGGGGCCGGTTTGTATTTCTGGTCCTGGATGTAGACGGGGCTGCGCCCTTTCTTCTCGTAACGGCGCACGGGAGGTGGCCAGCAGGCCTCGAGCGGGGAGTGACGTGGCTCCCGGCGTGGCCTCCCGGCGGACCAGCACTGAGCTCGCGTGCTCCCGGCCCGATCGCGGGGCCCCTGCTCGACGCTCCCGGCTGAGCCGGATCCCACAGGAACCGAAGCCTTCGTTCAGGTTCTTTGCAGAAGGTCACTGTATCCGCGTCCCTGTGAACTCGGACGTTGAAGTCCTCGGCGTTGGCCCGTGGGGGAGGATGTGGCGTGTGGGCGTAGAGCAGCCTGTTGAGGGTCGCCCCTCATCCCGGGGTCTCTCCGTGTCCAGGGTGCTCCTGCGCTTGGTGGATGACTTCCTGCTGGTCACCCCTCACCTGACACAGGCCAAAGCCTTTCTCAGGTAAGGTgcccctgtgtgtctctgtgggCGCTTCTCGGCCCGCGTACGGCGGGTGCAACTCATGTGCGAACACCTGTGCGCCCCATGCATCGCTGCATCTCTGGGGCGCGTCCCGCGGTGCAGTCGCGCGGCTCTGAGAACCCGGCATGCCGTCGCCGCCTCCTGTCGCAGGCATGGCCGTCAGGACGCAGGAGCCGCCTGGAGGGAGCGCGGCTGGGGTGGTGGGGCCAGGTCAGCAGAGGGTCCTTGGAGATTCCATGCCCGCGATGCCCTGGCGGTGGATGGAACCGAGGCTGTGCCCTGCGCACCAAGGAGGACGGGAGAGAAGGCCTGTGCAGCTCACCTTCCCCCGCGAAGGAGAACGTTTCCAAGAGTGGAGGATTCGGACGTGCCGCGTGGAGGTGTTACCACGTGTGGGGACCGCATGGGGCTGGTGCCCACAGTAAACCTGGCACCTGGGACCCTTGCCTTTGGGCTGCGGCCGCAGAGCTCTGTCCTTCCCGGGAATCTGGAGGCTTCTTTCAAAGTGTGGTTTTCCAAGGGAGAAGAAAGTTCAAAACTGAGCCCAAAGTGTCCCTGCTGGATGCTCTGGTCACTTTGGTCCCTGGGCTGTCTTTGGAGAAACCCACCTGGACGGCACCCACGTACCCCACGTCTGCCCGCAGGGGACCCCCGGCTCGGAGCAGGTGGAGTCTGCTGTCACGCTCTGGGGCTCCGTCCCCTCGGCAGCTCCCAGCACAGGACACGGTGCAAACGTAAACTTGTGAAAGTTAAATCCAGTGTTGCGTCCAGGTCCGCACAGGCGTCGGCTACAGTTGGAGAGCTTGGTGGCCGCACGTGTCCAGTGGCCACCAGAGGGAACAGTGCAGAGATCGTCTCCTCCGTCGTGGAACGTTCTGGGGGTGGCGCTGCTCTGTGGTCGTTGGGCAGGGAGGTGGCTTGGGGAGTGTCCGTCAGGTCCCACCAGGAGATGCCCCAGGGGGCACAGACAGACACGCGTCCAGGAGACTTCCTGCCAGGACTTGGCTCACGTGATGGTGGGGCCGGCAGGGCAGGTTCGAAATCCACGGGCAGGTGGCcgaagggcaggggctggggctgcagcgTGGGGGCCTCCCCCCGTCAGGACACCCTCTTCCGCAGCGGGTGAGCTGCCCCGCCGCGGGACGTGGTCTCCTTTAAAGCCGGCTGGGCGTGGGGGTCAGCCGCATCTACAGGACCCCCAGTTATACCAACTCGAGTTCACACGCTGGGGACCGCAGCCTCGCCAGGTGGACACATCAGCTGGCCGTCACAGAGGGGACGCATCCCTTGGCCTTTGCCCGCCCTCCGAGCCCCTCCTCTCCCGGGTCCCAGCCAGGTGCCCAGCTGAATCACACACCCGTCTTACCTGGAGGGTCATCCCCGTGTCCACTCATCCTTCAGGGCTTGTCCTTGGGGCTGCCGTGCTCCCTTCCCCTGCCACCTGCCTCGGCCCCTGCTGGGCCAGCCACACCTCTAACTGTTGCCACCTGGTCGCCCAGAAGCCTGGAGGCCAGAGCAGGGCTGTGTCCAGCCTTCCCTGGGGGGGCCGCGGCCTcagcccttctctcccctcctgcctctgcgGGCTGGTAGGTGACACTGACCAGTGCCTCCGAGACCCCCGGGGGGCGTCCCCTTCGCCTGGGGGCTGACGCGGCCCCCCTGCTGCAGGACCCTGGTCCGCGGCGTGCCCGAGTACGGCTGCCTGGCGAACCTGCGGAAGACGGTGGTGAACTTCCCCGTGGAGGACGGCGCCCTGGGCGGCGCGGCCCCCCTGCAGCTGCCGGCGCACTGCCTGTTCCCCTGGTGCGGCTTGCTGCTGGACACCCGCACCCTGGAAGTGCGTTGCGACCACGCCAGGTGAGCCACCACGCGGCTCCAGCGTCCTGCTCCCACGGCAGGGCCCGCGGCCCGGGGGTCGGGCCAGGCGTGGGTGTGAGTAGACGGACTCTCTGGGGGGCCAGTTATCTGGGGATTTTTGATAAAAGGAAATCATGCTGCAGACTCAGGGGCAAAGTGTGTGCCGCCGGGAAGTGTGTGGATTTGAACCAGAGGTTCTGGGGCCTGCCGGGCACGGGTCCCTGTAGGGGGAGGGCACGGGCTTTACCGCCGTCCATGGACTCACTGGGCACGGGACTTGTCACCTCTGGCCCGTCGGGGACAGGGCTGCGCGCGTGGGTCCTGCTGTGTTCACGATCTCGCGGGTCCCTCACCCGGTCATCTCAGGCTGCTGCGAAAAACACCACGGATGTCTCTGTCCTGtgggtcctggaggctggaagctgaGACCCAGGTGTTGCAGGCCAGCTTCTCCCAGGGCCTCTCCCAGCCATGTGGATGCGTCTGCTCCCCGAGGTCTCACACGGTCACCCTCTCAGTGTCTCTTTTTGGGCCACCCGTCCCACTGGATCAGGGCCCCGCCTTTATCACTTCATTTTGTCTCAGTCACCATCGTAAAGGCCTTGTTCCCAGATGGCCACGGGGTTCAGGGCTTCAACCCCGTGAGCTTGGGGGATGCCGTTCAGCCCCTAACAGCCCACCCCCCCGCCACACCGAGCCCGAGAGCATGCAGCCAAACCGCAGGCTTTGCACAGATGCAGGGGGACTCGAGACACACGTGGTGGGGGGGTGACCCGTCCTGGCCGGTGACTCGGTTCTGCTGGGGCCCTCAGGACTGCACCCGGGCCTCTTCCCGGGTGCGCCGTGGGAAGACACAGGTGTGGACGCCTTCCGTGCACGGGTCTGCACATCCGTCTGCTGTTcctgccacccccccacacctGCGTGCACCCGCCACCCCGGTCAGTCGTGAACTGTCCACTGGCGTGCCGGGCTTCCCCGAAGCCGTGACCCAGTGCAGCTGACGGGCTGGGCGTGTGTGTGGGTCAGCGTGTGGGGTGGACACGCGTGTTTCCTGGAACTCCGCCCTGTCTCGCAGTTACGCCCGAACCTCGATCAGAGCGAGCCTCACCTTCAACCAGGGCTTCAAGGCCGGCAGGAACATGCGTCGCAAACTCTTGGCGGTCTTGCGGCTGAAGTGCCACGGGCTCTTCCTGGACCTGCAGGTGTGCGGGCGGCCCGTGTGCTCCGTCGCTCCTGGGGGCTTGTGTGTGGTGTGGGTGCTTGTGTGCGTGTGAAAGCACATCAGACATCACGTACATGTGCACTcaacgtgtatgtgtgtgtaggcgAGGGCGGGCCTGTGAGTGTGTGCAAGTGTGGTGTCTGCGCGtacgtgtgcatgtgtttgtgcgtgcgtgtgtgtgtgtgtgtgtgtgtgtgtatccaggGCCCCGGCCCTCACCCCGCCGAGCCGCTGCCCcaccacccacacccagggccccTCCCCGAGGCAGTGAGGCTCGGGGCCGGTGTGGCCTCGGCTCTAGAGCCACGGGGCCGAGGCCACCGTCCGTGcaggctggggtctccccctcgtCCTTCCCGCAAGTCTGACTCCACCGCAGCTGCCGGGGTCCCCAGCGAGGGCCTGGCGGGTTTCACTGGAGAGACCAGTGGGTTCTTATCAAGACGGTCCTTTTTCTTGCTGCATTTGATGGGGCgacaaaacaaaagacagaaactcCAACGCCAGCCGTGCCACCAACGctgctttttctttgtgattCCAGGTGAACAGCCTAGAGACGGTTTTCACAAACGTTTACAAGATATTCCTGCTGCAGGCCTACAGGTGGGTGCACGGGGCGACTGCCCCGAGGGGGACGCGGACAGCCTCGTGCCGCAGTGACACCCTCGCCCTGGGGGGGACCGCTCTCATCCTGGGGGGCCGCCCTCCCCCTTCACCCTCGTGCGCTCTGGCTGTGCTGCTTCCGGCCACCAGGCAGTGCCGGGAGGCCTTGCGGCCCGGGGCTCTGTGCCGGCCGgctctgtggcaggtgggggtggtggaGCAGGGCTGCGGGGCGGGGCCGAGTGGGAGAGCAGCGCACCAGGCGGTGCCCGTGAGCGTCCGCGGCCTCAGACCCGCAGGTGCCCCCGGAAGGCTGTGCCCCGTCAGCGCAGCCCCGCTTCCGGAACGTTCCCCACCCCGGCTGGCTCCGTGCCCCCTGCCCGAGAACCAGCGCTCGGGCAGGCGATCGCGGGTCGTCCGGTGCTCGGCCACCGGGGGAGGCGGACCGACCTTCACTGACCGAGGCTGCAGAGCCGGGCTTGTTCCCCGGGGTCCCCGGGCAGCGCGGGGAGGCCGCGTGCCCTGacggggcccccgtcccccaggTTCCACGCGTGTGTGCTGCAGCTCCCGTTTCATCAGCCGGTCGGCAGGAACCCCTCGTTTTTCCTGCGGCTCGTCGCTGACACCGCCTCCCGCTGCTACGCTCTCCTCCTTGCCAGGAACGCAGGTGCCCGCGGGCGGCCCGGCGGTGCTGGGCCTCGGGGTCCCCTCCGCACGCTCCGTGCTGCGCCCGTCCAGGGTCCCGCCCGAGGGAGCCCCCGTGTCCGCCCCGCGGCCGCTCCTGGGCGTTtccgggcgcctgagctgcaggccgCGCGTGTCCCCGAGGTCCGGGGTTTGAGAGCCTGCGCTCTCCGTGGTTTCTGTGCGGGTTTCCTGGGGAAGCTGGCGGAGCGTCTCGGCGCCCCGGATCCCCGGGTGCTCCCGTCGGGGCGGCCCCTGAGAGGACGAGGCCGCCTgcgcgccccgcgcccgcccgcaGGCCCCCGCGCGTGGAGGGAGCCCCGTCTCCCCGGGGGGGCGCCGCGGCGGGGCCTCACCCTCTGCCCGTGTCCCCAGGGATGGCGCTGGGGGCCCAGGGCGCCGGCGGCCCGTTTCCCTCCGAGGCCGCGCACTGGCTCTGCCTGCACGCCTTCCTGCTCAAGCTGGCGCGGCACCGCGCCGCCTACAGCCGGCTCCTGGGGGCGCTGCGCGCAGgtaggcggggcgggggcggggccctgcctgaggggcggggcgggggcgtgTCCGggagcgcgcggggcggggccctgcctgaggggaggggcgggggcggggcggggcgcgggcgcgCCGGGGTCCCGGGCCCGCCTCTCGAGCCTCGTCTGCCCGCCCGCCGCCTCCCGTGAGCTGGGCACCCCGCCCGCGTCCTCTCGGGCGGCCGCCTGACTGCTCCGCCCCCGGCCCCCTGCCCGGGACCCCCGCCCCAAGCGCGCCTGCGCACAGGGGCGCCCGGCGGCGGCCCCCGGGGAGGGGTGGGCTCCGGGGTCTCCCCGGGGCCGGCGGCGGGGGGAGGTCTGACCCAAGTCGCCCCCTCGCAGCCAGAGCCCGGCTGTGCCGCCGGCTCCCGAGGGCCACTCTGGCCGCCCTGGAGGCCGCGGCCGACCCGGCCCTGCCCGCAGACTTCAAGACCATCTTGGACTGACGCGCAGCGCTGCCCGCAGCCGGCGGTGCGCCCCGGAgccccggggggcgggggcggcggctgCACGGCGAGGCCGGGGCCCTCCCCGCGAGACCCCGGGGACGCCGCGCCCGTCCTCCCGCGGCTGCGCGCCCGCCCGGCCGGGAATGGGGGCCGTGGGCGCTGCCCTCCCCTCGCCGCAGGGGCCGCGCGccggctgggggggcggggggcgcgggcccctccctgcccacgcGCGCAGCCAGCGCCCCGCCCGGCCGTCCGCCCCCGGGAGCACCCCCCGCGGTTGGCTCCCACGTTCCCGCCTGCGGCGCCGCGGGGCCCGGAACGCCGGCTGGGGCTGCCTCCGCCCGGCCGCGCCCTGGCCTCTGGCCTCGCCCGTGCCCGGCTCAGCGCGCGGCCCCGTCACCCCGGGGGAGGGCGACAGTGAGCCCCGCTTGTTGTCACCGTTTACAGCCTTGCTCTCGGTGTTTGTATTAAAGCGCGTACTCATAGGTACCGTATTCTGTAATTACAGAAACATAGGTCTGTTGGGGTGGGGGCGTGGAGGGAGAGGGCGGGTGGCAGCCCAGCACCCACCCCGCCTGCGGCTCCGGCCGAACTCCCTGGACACTAAGGAGAGGAAGCACAGGGAAGTGCTGAGGTCCGGGACAAGAGAGTCCCTCCCGGGCACGGATCTCCTCTGCCCGTCTTCTTTACGGAGGACCACGCGCTGCTTATCGTCCCGGAGCGCTCCGCGGAGTGGGCAGTGAGGGCCATGGACACGGGTCTGCGTCCAGCCCCGTCCCTCCACCCGGCGCGTGTGTCCTCACTTCCTGCCCCCGTGTGCAGGATCTGGGCAGGTGGACATGCTCAGGCAGGCGGTCCCTGTCTGTCCACCCCCCTCTGTCGTCCGAGGgatcctccctctcctggccctgcGTCCTGGCCACTGTGGGGCTCCTTTGGTCACATGCTGTCATGTCCACTTGGCTGGACTTAGGCACAGAAACCAGAGAGGAGCGAGATAGGCCTGGGAACAAGGCGTCCCAGAAACGGGGGGCTCTTCAGAGGGGAGCTTGAGTCCCCGAGGCTGAGatctcgggggggggggagggtcctCGTACGTGCggcctccctgccctgggggtGCACATGGGGCTCTGTTCAAGGTCAAGGACTGTGCTTGGGGGGCCGTGTGGAGGACCTGGGGAGAACAGGTGGCCCTCACGTCGTGGAGAGATGTGACCAGGGGGGCCCCAGAGAGAGCTTGTCCGGGGAGGCCGGGGGCTCGGAGGCAAGGGGCACGTTTCAGCCTCAGCtcctggttgggggtgggggggggcagtgaaCCACACAGATGCCCCCCACCCAAGGCTGTGGCTCAGCAGGCCGGGGAAAGTGAATCTTAAACTagttccaggtgatgctgatgcagtGGACGGGGGAGGGGGACCGCAGGCTGGTCTGGGGGTTGTCTTCCATGCAGTGACCCCAGGGATGCAGCAGACAGAGCTGGCTGGGTCGAGGGTCCAGGGTCAGGAGTCTGGAGCGGGTAGGGTGAGGTGGTCGGGACACAGGAAGAGGGACCGGAGGTTGGAGGAGGGGCTTGTATGAAAGCAGAGGGCCCCCCCCCATAGCCTCTCAGAGCCCCTCTGTGTCCTTGGTCAGATCCCCGCCTCTGCGCCCACCCCGGCCTCACGTCCCTGTGAGGTGCCCCCACCCAGAGACTCCATCGTCCAGGCCTGCCCTGCCTTGTGTCCGCGAGGCTGTGCCCTTCAGAGCCCTGCGGGGCACGAACAGGGGGGCGGCTCGGGGGGTGACCTGGGGCTGGGCTGCCAGCCCTGTGCCCGGGGACGTTGCGAAGGCCCTTGGTTGGCGTTTTGATGACACTGGGTAATTCCCAAGGCTTCCTTCCGGGATGTCGCGTGTACCTTGGCCAAGTGGGTGCTAATGCCGCCCAGATGGGCTGAGCGTGGGCGCGGGGCGCCTGTCGGGTTTATGGCCGTTGCCTGTTCACTGCCTCCGCCGCGGTGTCTGAGGGACCAAGTGTTTATGATGGACCCAAGTCCACAGGTGCGTCGTAAAGAGTCCGTGAGGGCCGACCTCGCCCACCTGCTGGAAGGGCTGACCCGCTGGCCGGGGCAGAGGGCGTCTCGTGCAGGGGGAAGTGACCGGGACCCCGCAGCTGCGCCCTGCTGACCTGCCACCGGCCACCGCGTGCTCCCGGGGCCCCTGGCATTTCCGTAACAgaccaggccccaggggcccgTCATTGCTCAGTTTGCTGACGTCTACACGCCTCTAGAACCTTGTTTGTGTACTAAATGCGTTTTGTCCCAATTTTAGTCGAACTCACATATTTTTACTAAAGTGTAAAACCCTCGGAAAGGGCCTATGCCCTGGTCAGGCTCAACTGAGTAAGGCCTCGGTctgatttatctatttattaaaaGCACCACGCAGACTGCCACGTGTCCTCGGGTGAAACGTGAAAATAACATtctgagaagcaaagaaaagcagtccGGTTTCTCGGGCTTCCCTAGGTCTAAACTGCACGTGCAGGACCCCCTGACTCACACGCGCCCCCAGACGTGCGCGGCCAGAGGCGTCAAGGTGAGAAAGGCGTGAAGAGGTGACTTTCAGTGGAAGGAGGGGCCAGGAGTCAGGGAGTGCGGCCTGCGGGCCCCCGCCCTCCCCGTGTGGCTTAGGACTCACTT is a genomic window of Hippopotamus amphibius kiboko isolate mHipAmp2 chromosome 15, mHipAmp2.hap2, whole genome shotgun sequence containing:
- the TERT gene encoding telomerase reverse transcriptase isoform X4, whose protein sequence is MPRAPRCRAVRALLRDRYRLVLPLAAFVRRLGPEGRRLVRRGDPAAFRALVAQCLVCVPWDAQPPPAAPSFRQVSCLKELVARVVQRLCERGARNVLAFGFALLDGARGGPPVAFTTSVRRYLPNTVTDTLRGSGAWGLLLRRLGDDVLTHLLARCALYLLVPPSCAYQVCGPPLYDLCPAGAAGTRPGLALPRRAWDGGHAEAGAPRERPAQGARRRPGSAGARPPPAKRRRRGLGPERGPEGQAPGPRPCAETKQFLYGSGSRERLRRSFLLCSLPASLAGARRLVETIFLGSKARPPGARRGARRLPARYWRMRPLFRELLENHARCPYGALLRAHCPLRARVSPAAPRGQGSPEGPAAPPEADAGSRRLLQLLRQHSSAWQVYGLLRACLRRLVPAGLWGSRHNERRFLRTVKKLLSLGKHGKLSPQELTWKMKVQDCAWLRGSSGVHLHGPPGLHATVCGAPAGGGLAEGRRGHRAGQCGCHSTRIGGSCGHPGAGRDLLPPLATCFLSGGPQAPSALSFGLEATKRRVPFLSEDKRVCSIDLTRTGRSRGPVSLCELRAPKPRSPVVGRASPPRALCTTVSGRLCHHVRLPDPGRLPLGLEAPPRAVWPDPQLTAPASAELLPERGRQQPLRALPAPGPQPRRQDWGQVLRPVPGGPPGLHPVHAALQPLLRRHGEQAPPRHPAGRVRTHASRLLLCPGPVCISGPGCRRGCALSSRNGAREVASRPRAGSDVAPGVASRRTSTELACSRPDRGAPARRSRLSRIPQEPKPSFRFFAEGHCIRVPVNSDVEVLGVGPWGRMWRVGVEQPVEGRPSSRGLSVSRVLLRLVDDFLLVTPHLTQAKAFLRTLVRGVPEYGCLANLRKTVVNFPVEDGALGGAAPLQLPAHCLFPWCGLLLDTRTLEVRCDHASVWGGHACFLELRPVSQLRPNLDQSEPHLQPGLQGRQEHASQTLGGLAAEVPRALPGPAGEQPRDGFHKRLQDIPAAGLQVPRVCAAAPVSSAGRQEPLVFPAARR
- the TERT gene encoding telomerase reverse transcriptase isoform X1: MPRAPRCRAVRALLRDRYRLVLPLAAFVRRLGPEGRRLVRRGDPAAFRALVAQCLVCVPWDAQPPPAAPSFRQVSCLKELVARVVQRLCERGARNVLAFGFALLDGARGGPPVAFTTSVRRYLPNTVTDTLRGSGAWGLLLRRLGDDVLTHLLARCALYLLVPPSCAYQVCGPPLYDLCPAGAAGTRPGLALPRRAWDGGHAEAGAPRERPAQGARRRPGSAGARPPPAKRRRRGLGPERGPEGQAPGPRPCAETKQFLYGSGSRERLRRSFLLCSLPASLAGARRLVETIFLGSKARPPGARRGARRLPARYWRMRPLFRELLENHARCPYGALLRAHCPLRARVSPAAPRGQGSPEGPAAPPEADAGSRRLLQLLRQHSSAWQVYGLLRACLRRLVPAGLWGSRHNERRFLRTVKKLLSLGKHGKLSPQELTWKMKVQDCAWLRGSSGVHLHGPPGLHATVCGAPAGGGLAEGRRGHRAGQCGCHSTRIGGSCGHPGAGRDLLPPLATCFLSGGPQAPSALSFGLEATKRRVPFLSEDKRVCSIDLTRTGRSRGPVSLCELRAPKPRSPVVGRASPPRALCTTVSGRLCHHVRLPDPGRLPLGLEAPPRAVWPDPQLTAPASAELLPERGRQQPLRALPAPGPQPRRQDWGQVLRPVPGGPPGLHPVHAALQPLLRRHGEQAPPRHPAGRVRTHASRLLLCPGPVCISGPGCRRGCALSSRNGAREVASRPRAGSDVAPGVASRRTSTELACSRPDRGAPARRSRLSRIPQEPKPSFRFFAEGHCIRVPVNSDVEVLGVGPWGRMWRVGVEQPVEGRPSSRGLSVSRVLLRLVDDFLLVTPHLTQAKAFLRTLVRGVPEYGCLANLRKTVVNFPVEDGALGGAAPLQLPAHCLFPWCGLLLDTRTLEVRCDHASYARTSIRASLTFNQGFKAGRNMRRKLLAVLRLKCHGLFLDLQVNSLETVFTNVYKIFLLQAYRFHACVLQLPFHQPVGRNPSFFLRLVADTASRCYALLLARNAGMALGAQGAGGPFPSEAAHWLCLHAFLLKLARHRAAYSRLLGALRAARARLCRRLPRATLAALEAAADPALPADFKTILD